The following coding sequences are from one Leptospira ellinghausenii window:
- a CDS encoding ankyrin repeat domain-containing protein, translated as MVKLEWYHYILLSPVLVIDAVRKGYQSIGNQIDNFREFQSLPELHKAVIQSDLDKVKKIVSAGANLEAKDKNGETALFYALDRNQVNIARFLIQKKADVNVSNIHGRHLIHPAIKNNQYDLIKLMLDHGLKPNFDGSGSTTLTLTANLNPNNFKFIRLFVEQGVNINALDKNHYSALMYLTMIENPNLEIISYMMNKKADVNVKDSSGRSILRLLIEKRSQNLALVKLLLKNGADIDSKDKEGQSIFDFINQYYDDPNTNEIVLSLKNYKK; from the coding sequence TTCTCGTCATTGATGCAGTTAGGAAAGGTTACCAAAGTATTGGAAACCAAATCGACAATTTTCGTGAATTCCAAAGTTTACCTGAATTACACAAAGCAGTCATACAATCCGATCTAGATAAAGTTAAAAAAATTGTTTCTGCCGGTGCAAACCTAGAGGCAAAAGACAAAAATGGGGAAACTGCATTATTCTATGCTCTCGATAGAAACCAAGTGAATATAGCAAGATTTCTAATTCAGAAGAAAGCTGATGTGAATGTTTCCAATATTCATGGACGTCACTTAATCCATCCTGCGATCAAAAACAATCAATATGATTTAATTAAACTCATGTTAGATCATGGATTAAAACCAAATTTTGATGGAAGTGGATCTACAACCCTAACTCTCACGGCAAATCTTAACCCCAACAATTTTAAATTCATCCGACTCTTTGTCGAGCAAGGTGTAAATATAAATGCATTGGATAAAAACCACTATTCAGCTCTGATGTATTTGACTATGATTGAAAATCCAAATTTAGAAATCATTTCTTACATGATGAACAAAAAAGCCGATGTCAATGTAAAAGACAGTTCAGGCAGATCCATCCTTCGTTTACTCATCGAAAAAAGATCTCAAAATTTAGCTTTAGTCAAGCTCCTATTAAAAAATGGCGCTGACATTGATTCCAAAGATAAAGAAGGACAATCAATTTTCGATTTTATCAATCAGTACTATGATGATCCCAATACCAATGAAATCGTTCTATCTCTAAAAAATTACAAAAAATAA